A portion of the Limosilactobacillus reuteri genome contains these proteins:
- a CDS encoding phosphopentomutase, translating to MSYKRVFVIVMDSVGTGAAHDAAKFDDVGSDTLGHVGEYYKGALKLPNLGKLGISNLRDTPIEGVPVADPAIGDYGKMEEVSAGKDSMDGHWEMMGLPVMKPLSTFPNGFPQEIVDKLEKFSGRKVIVNKPYSGTEVIHDYGERQMETGELILYTSGDSVMQIAAHEDVIPVEELYKICEYARTLVNGPEYTVGRIIARPYVGPDKDHFTRTANRHDFSLKPIGETDMDRLRAAGYDVIGVGKINDIFSGEGIDKGYHNESNMDGMDHVDEVMKQDFTGFCFTNLVDFDAMYGHRRNPKGFGQALMDFDKRLGKVLDEMKPDDLLMVTADHGNDPGFKGTDHTRENVPLLVYSPSMNKPNQSLGLRKTFSDLGATILENFNVEPVKGTSFYKEISND from the coding sequence GCCGCAAAGTTTGATGATGTTGGATCAGATACGCTTGGCCACGTTGGTGAGTATTACAAAGGTGCCTTGAAGCTACCAAACCTTGGTAAATTAGGGATTAGTAATTTGCGTGATACTCCGATTGAAGGGGTTCCAGTTGCTGATCCAGCTATTGGTGATTACGGTAAGATGGAAGAAGTTTCTGCCGGAAAAGATAGCATGGACGGTCACTGGGAAATGATGGGCTTGCCAGTAATGAAGCCATTATCAACGTTCCCAAATGGTTTTCCACAAGAAATCGTTGATAAGCTTGAAAAATTCTCAGGACGAAAAGTTATTGTTAATAAGCCATACTCAGGAACAGAAGTAATTCATGATTATGGTGAACGCCAAATGGAGACCGGAGAATTAATTCTCTACACGTCTGGTGATTCAGTAATGCAGATTGCTGCTCATGAAGATGTTATTCCAGTTGAGGAACTCTACAAGATTTGTGAATATGCTCGGACACTTGTTAATGGTCCAGAATATACTGTTGGTCGGATTATTGCCCGTCCATATGTTGGCCCAGATAAAGACCACTTTACCCGGACTGCTAATCGACATGACTTTAGTTTGAAGCCAATTGGTGAGACTGATATGGATCGCCTCCGTGCAGCTGGTTACGATGTAATTGGTGTTGGTAAGATTAATGATATCTTCTCTGGTGAAGGGATCGATAAAGGATACCATAACGAAAGCAACATGGACGGAATGGATCATGTTGATGAAGTAATGAAGCAAGACTTTACCGGTTTCTGCTTCACAAACTTGGTCGATTTTGATGCAATGTATGGTCACCGTCGTAATCCAAAGGGCTTTGGTCAAGCATTAATGGACTTTGATAAGCGTTTAGGCAAAGTTCTTGATGAAATGAAGCCAGATGATCTTTTGATGGTAACTGCTGATCACGGTAATGACCCTGGCTTTAAGGGAACTGATCATACTCGTGAAAATGTTCCATTGTTGGTTTACTCTCCTTCAATGAATAAACCAAATCAATCCCTTGGGCTGCGGAAGACATTCTCAGACCTTGGTGCAACTATCTTAGAGAACTTTAACGTTGAACCAGTAAAGGGTACCAGCTTCTACAAGGAAATTAGTAACGATTAA
- a CDS encoding pyrimidine-nucleoside phosphorylase, with amino-acid sequence MRMVDIIDTKRNGGVLSDEQLQFFVDGVVNGTIPDYQISALLMAIYFQGMTKEEQTSLTMKMMESGERLDLSRIPGIKVDKHSTGGVGDKVSLPLAAMVAATGIPVPMISGRGLGHTGGTLDKLEAIPGFRVELSEDEFINQVAKEKLAIVGATGEVAPADKKIYGLRDVTDTVDSIPLIASSIMSKKIASGTDALVIDVKTGTGAFMKMLDQSRLLAKALVEIGKQAGLKCMAVISDMNQPLGNKIGNALEIEESIDVLKGKGPKDLTELVLTLGSYMVVMGEKAQNTTEARKMLEQTIQDRSALERFAAMIEAQGGDPAIVDNYQLMPQAKYKIPFKADRDGVLTKLSADEVGTASMLLGGGRQKADDALDYSVGIELHHKLGDYVKDGEPILTIYSNRQEIPDVEQLLRESIEISDNGKVPTLIHEIVE; translated from the coding sequence ATGCGAATGGTTGATATCATTGACACCAAAAGAAATGGCGGAGTCCTAAGCGATGAGCAATTACAGTTCTTTGTTGATGGCGTCGTTAATGGAACGATTCCTGACTATCAAATCAGTGCTCTCCTTATGGCAATCTACTTCCAGGGGATGACCAAAGAAGAACAGACGAGCCTAACAATGAAGATGATGGAGTCTGGTGAACGATTAGACTTGAGCCGAATCCCTGGAATTAAAGTTGATAAACATTCAACGGGTGGTGTTGGTGATAAAGTGAGTTTGCCACTTGCAGCAATGGTCGCCGCTACAGGAATTCCGGTTCCAATGATTTCAGGTCGTGGCCTTGGTCATACAGGAGGCACGCTTGACAAGTTGGAAGCAATTCCGGGATTTCGGGTAGAACTTTCCGAAGATGAATTCATTAATCAAGTTGCCAAAGAAAAATTAGCAATCGTAGGTGCGACTGGTGAGGTTGCGCCAGCAGATAAGAAGATCTATGGATTACGGGATGTTACTGACACTGTTGACTCAATTCCGTTAATTGCTAGTTCAATTATGAGTAAGAAGATTGCTTCTGGAACAGATGCGCTTGTAATTGATGTAAAAACTGGTACTGGTGCCTTTATGAAGATGCTTGATCAATCAAGACTACTGGCTAAAGCCTTGGTTGAGATTGGTAAACAAGCAGGATTAAAGTGCATGGCAGTAATTTCAGATATGAATCAGCCGCTTGGAAATAAAATTGGTAATGCACTTGAAATTGAAGAATCAATTGATGTCTTAAAAGGAAAGGGCCCAAAAGATCTTACCGAATTAGTTCTGACGCTTGGTAGTTATATGGTTGTAATGGGTGAAAAAGCACAAAATACTACTGAGGCACGAAAGATGTTAGAGCAAACTATTCAGGATAGATCAGCCCTGGAACGGTTTGCGGCAATGATAGAAGCGCAAGGTGGAGATCCTGCTATTGTTGATAACTACCAATTAATGCCGCAAGCTAAATACAAGATTCCTTTCAAAGCTGATCGGGATGGCGTATTGACAAAACTTTCAGCAGATGAAGTTGGAACTGCTAGCATGTTATTAGGAGGCGGCCGTCAAAAAGCAGATGATGCCTTGGATTATAGTGTAGGAATCGAATTACACCATAAGCTAGGTGATTACGTTAAAGACGGCGAACCAATTTTAACAATCTATAGTAACCGCCAAGAAATTCCAGACGTGGAACAGTTATTAAGAGAAAGTATTGAAATTAGTGATAATGGTAAAGTGCCGACGCTAATTCATGAAATTGTTGAATAA
- the deoD gene encoding purine-nucleoside phosphorylase: MSTHINAKMGDYADTVLLPGDPLRAKYIAENFLENVKQVNSVRNAFGYTGEYKGHRISVQGSGMGIPSMSIYINELVREFGVKTIIRVGSCGGIAPDVHVRDVLLAQGSSTDSAVTVNTFGPGFHYAPLADFKLLDTAYHVAGKLGIETKVGDIFAADRFYNDELDMEKLRDYGILGTEMESAGLYLLAAKLHFRALSVLTVSDLIFGDEKATAEERERTFNDMINISLETAIAGK, encoded by the coding sequence ATGAGTACACATATTAATGCAAAAATGGGTGATTACGCAGACACTGTATTACTTCCAGGGGATCCGCTGCGTGCAAAATATATTGCAGAAAACTTCCTGGAAAATGTTAAACAAGTAAATTCAGTCCGGAATGCCTTTGGTTATACTGGTGAATATAAGGGTCACCGTATTTCAGTACAAGGATCTGGGATGGGAATTCCTTCGATGTCAATTTATATTAATGAGTTAGTACGTGAATTTGGTGTTAAAACTATTATCCGGGTTGGTTCTTGTGGCGGAATTGCTCCAGATGTTCATGTTCGCGATGTTCTTCTTGCCCAAGGTTCTTCAACAGATTCAGCAGTAACGGTAAATACATTTGGGCCAGGATTCCATTATGCACCATTAGCTGATTTCAAGTTGTTAGATACTGCTTACCATGTAGCTGGTAAATTAGGTATTGAAACAAAGGTTGGGGATATCTTTGCTGCCGATCGTTTCTACAATGATGAGCTTGATATGGAAAAGCTTCGTGACTATGGAATTTTAGGGACAGAAATGGAATCGGCTGGACTTTACTTATTAGCTGCTAAGCTTCATTTCCGGGCACTTTCAGTTTTGACTGTTAGTGACTTAATCTTTGGCGACGAAAAAGCAACCGCTGAAGAACGTGAGCGAACATTTAATGATATGATTAATATTTCGCTTGAAACGGCAATTGCTGGAAAGTAG
- a CDS encoding sugar-binding transcriptional regulator produces the protein MDDKNKIELALKVATLYYRDGWNQSDIATELNISRATVSRLLQFGRDRGLVTIKIHNPVAPLHQLEVDLLAKYPSLHKIIIVPGTDDSLEEVGAAGAKYIEQVVEDKDIIGLGWGKTVYQVGLHLKPKDVTDITVVQMKGSMANTNTRNYAFETVNIFANAFNTVPQYLPLPVIFDHAKTRELVANDTHIKHIMKLGEQSNIAVFTVGTVRDSALLFKLGYFTKQEQLTLQHEAVGDVFSRFIDSKGQIVNEDINQRTIGIALPELRKKKHSILVAASVAKVPAVHGVLTAGYANTLVIDQESANSLVNFLN, from the coding sequence ATGGATGATAAAAATAAGATTGAATTAGCGCTAAAAGTAGCAACCTTATATTATCGTGATGGATGGAACCAAAGTGATATTGCAACTGAACTGAATATTTCCCGGGCAACAGTGTCACGATTATTACAATTTGGTCGGGACCGAGGATTAGTAACCATTAAAATTCATAATCCCGTTGCTCCGCTTCACCAGTTGGAAGTAGACTTACTCGCTAAATATCCATCATTGCATAAAATTATTATTGTTCCAGGCACGGATGATTCACTTGAAGAAGTTGGCGCAGCGGGAGCTAAATATATCGAACAAGTCGTAGAAGATAAAGACATTATTGGGTTAGGCTGGGGAAAAACCGTCTATCAAGTAGGATTGCATTTGAAACCTAAAGACGTTACTGATATCACTGTTGTTCAAATGAAAGGCAGTATGGCAAATACTAATACGCGAAATTATGCGTTTGAAACGGTTAATATCTTTGCGAATGCTTTTAATACCGTTCCCCAGTATTTGCCGTTACCTGTTATCTTTGATCATGCAAAGACACGTGAATTAGTCGCTAACGATACCCATATCAAACATATTATGAAGTTAGGGGAGCAATCTAATATTGCTGTTTTCACAGTGGGAACAGTACGTGACTCAGCATTGTTATTTAAATTAGGTTACTTCACCAAGCAGGAGCAATTAACGTTACAACATGAGGCGGTAGGGGATGTTTTCTCTCGTTTCATTGATAGCAAGGGTCAGATAGTAAATGAAGATATTAACCAACGAACGATTGGGATTGCGCTCCCAGAGTTGCGAAAGAAAAAACACAGTATTTTAGTAGCGGCCAGTGTTGCTAAGGTACCAGCAG